The following proteins are encoded in a genomic region of Hoeflea phototrophica DFL-43:
- the cysD gene encoding sulfate adenylyltransferase subunit CysD, translating to MTALHTKPVNVIEHGRGKPPLDPHLKALENEAIHIFREVAAEFERPVMLYSIGKDSSVLLHLALKAFHPGKLPFPLLHIDTAWKFPEMIAFRDQVAEKYGLDLITHTNPDGLRDNVTPFTHGSARYTDIMKTQALKQALDMGRYDAAFGGARRDEEASRAKERIYSFRTPDHAWDPRNQRPELWSIYNGMIHLGESVRAFPLSNWTEVDIWRYIQAENIELVPLYFAERRKILERDGMLIAAGDPRIELVPGEQVREEMVRFRTLGCIPLTGGVRSTATTLDEVIAELEIATVSERQGRAIDRDQAGSMEKKKREGYF from the coding sequence ATGACTGCGCTCCACACTAAGCCCGTCAATGTCATTGAACACGGGCGCGGCAAGCCGCCGCTCGATCCGCATCTCAAGGCCCTCGAAAACGAGGCGATCCATATCTTCCGCGAAGTGGCGGCGGAGTTCGAGCGTCCGGTGATGCTCTATTCGATCGGCAAGGATTCCTCGGTGCTTCTGCATCTGGCGCTGAAAGCCTTCCATCCGGGCAAGCTGCCGTTCCCGTTGCTGCACATCGATACCGCCTGGAAGTTTCCGGAGATGATCGCCTTCCGCGACCAGGTGGCCGAGAAATACGGGCTCGACCTGATCACCCACACCAACCCGGACGGATTGCGCGACAATGTCACCCCGTTCACCCATGGTTCGGCTCGCTACACCGACATCATGAAGACCCAGGCGCTCAAGCAGGCGCTCGATATGGGCCGCTATGATGCAGCTTTCGGCGGCGCGCGCCGCGACGAGGAGGCCTCCCGCGCCAAGGAGCGGATCTACTCGTTCCGCACCCCGGACCATGCCTGGGATCCGCGCAACCAGCGCCCCGAGCTCTGGTCGATCTACAACGGCATGATCCATCTGGGCGAAAGCGTGCGCGCCTTCCCACTGTCGAACTGGACCGAGGTCGACATCTGGCGCTACATCCAGGCCGAGAACATCGAGCTGGTGCCGCTCTATTTCGCTGAGCGTCGCAAGATCCTCGAGCGCGACGGCATGCTGATTGCAGCAGGCGACCCGCGCATCGAGCTGGTGCCGGGCGAACAGGTCCGTGAAGAGATGGTGCGGTTCCGCACGCTTGGCTGCATTCCGCTGACCGGCGGGGTTCGCTCGACCGCGACAACGCTGGATGAGGTGATCGCAGAACTTGAAATCGCCACCGTGTCCGAACGCCAGGGCCGCGCGATTGACCGCGACCAGGCGGGCTCGATGGAAAAGAAAAAACGCGAAGGCTATTTCTGA
- a CDS encoding BCD family MFS transporter: MTAQSASTQTLHSAGPGMGGSTGLGWLSIVRLGLVQASLGSIVVLTTSVLNRVMVVELMLAAVIPGLLVGLHYGVQISRPLWGHGSDRGGRRTPWIVGGILLLALAGTAASATTLLFGAHFWLAMGLAIVSFICIGLGIGAAGTSLLALLASRTVLHRKPAAATIVWMMMIAGIVVTAIISGAWLDPFSFERLIAVTAIAGLIAFLLTCLAIFNVERNTMPVDGPPAAQRLDFRQSLAATWGDRDARLFTVFVFVSMLAYATQDLILEPFGGLLFGLTPGETTQISGLQHSGILLGMAMVGVLGSLFAKKKPLILKAFIFFGCVGSAVALAGLSLSALVAPLWPLKANIFVLGVANGAFAVAAIGAMMMLASGGDGASEGIRMGVWGAAQAISFGLGGFLGTVAIDVTRALTHDTPLSFAVVFGLEAGLFLAAAAIALLIKTPAPEPDSRQPTRRNTQRGPEPAPSYAVPAE; the protein is encoded by the coding sequence ATGACTGCGCAGTCAGCATCAACACAGACCCTTCACAGCGCTGGTCCCGGGATGGGCGGCAGTACCGGCCTCGGCTGGCTGTCGATCGTGCGGCTGGGGCTGGTTCAGGCGTCGCTGGGCTCGATCGTGGTGCTCACCACCTCGGTTCTCAACCGCGTCATGGTGGTCGAACTGATGCTTGCCGCCGTCATCCCGGGTCTTCTCGTCGGGCTGCATTATGGCGTGCAGATCTCGAGGCCGCTCTGGGGCCACGGCTCCGACCGCGGTGGCCGGCGCACGCCCTGGATTGTTGGCGGTATTTTGCTGCTGGCCCTTGCGGGCACTGCAGCTTCCGCCACAACGCTGCTGTTCGGCGCGCATTTCTGGCTGGCCATGGGGCTGGCGATTGTCAGTTTCATCTGCATCGGGCTTGGCATCGGGGCTGCAGGCACGTCGCTGCTGGCGCTGCTTGCCAGCCGGACCGTCCTGCACAGAAAACCGGCCGCGGCAACCATCGTCTGGATGATGATGATCGCGGGCATCGTGGTCACCGCCATCATCTCGGGCGCCTGGCTTGATCCGTTTTCCTTTGAGCGCCTCATCGCAGTCACCGCCATTGCAGGCCTGATCGCCTTCCTCCTCACCTGCCTTGCGATCTTCAATGTCGAGCGCAACACCATGCCGGTCGACGGTCCCCCGGCGGCGCAGCGGCTTGATTTCCGCCAGAGTCTGGCGGCGACCTGGGGTGACCGCGACGCGCGGCTGTTCACCGTGTTCGTGTTCGTGTCGATGCTCGCCTATGCCACACAGGATCTCATTCTTGAGCCCTTTGGCGGGCTGCTGTTCGGTCTCACACCGGGCGAAACCACACAGATTTCAGGGCTTCAGCACAGCGGCATCCTGCTTGGTATGGCGATGGTCGGCGTGCTCGGGTCGCTGTTTGCCAAGAAGAAGCCGCTCATTCTCAAGGCTTTCATCTTCTTTGGCTGTGTCGGGTCTGCGGTGGCGCTTGCTGGCCTTTCCCTGTCTGCCCTGGTCGCGCCGCTGTGGCCGCTCAAGGCCAATATCTTTGTCCTCGGTGTGGCCAATGGCGCCTTCGCCGTGGCCGCCATCGGTGCCATGATGATGCTCGCTTCGGGCGGTGACGGTGCATCCGAAGGCATCCGCATGGGGGTCTGGGGCGCAGCGCAAGCCATCTCCTTCGGCCTTGGCGGATTCCTCGGCACGGTGGCAATCGATGTCACCCGGGCGCTGACCCATGATACGCCGCTTTCCTTTGCAGTTGTTTTCGGGCTCGAGGCTGGACTGTTCCTGGCGGCAGCAGCCATTGCGCTTCTTATCAAGACGCCGGCGCCGGAACCGGACAGCCGGCAGCCAACCAGACGCAACACACAACGGGGACCGGAGCCGGCCCCCTCTTACGCAGTTCCAGCGGAGTGA
- the cysN gene encoding sulfate adenylyltransferase subunit CysN, with translation MSSQTLSQAAADIESTDDAGNALPHAQTAGRQARPLRFITCGSVDDGKSTLIGRLLWDTKAVKEDQAATLERDSTGKQNELGLPDFALLLDGLQAEREQGITIDVAYRYFATDRRSFIVADTPGHVQYTRNMATGASTADLAVLLVDARAGLLEQTRRHATIAALMGIRQFVLAVNKIDLSGYDEAGFNAIARDFREVALSLGVRQVTAIPVSALRGENIVLRGDEMMPWYDGPTLVEVLEKATQRTGQTTGFRLPVQRVSRPGEGFRGYQGNVAGGSIKPGDSVVVLPSGVEANVKAIVTYDLVRNAAVSGDAITLVLDRPVDVARGDMIAAIDQRPQVGRAFSARLVALSPDGIVPGKRYWLKAGARRQRVSVRPTSALDLQSGKWVDAVTLPVNGIGQAELDFDDDAIFDAYETNRETGAFILIDPDSLNTVAGGMIDKKRSPGERLGSLPDADRATITLPARLIEAFLKTDFAKAHAGEIRVSGPEEA, from the coding sequence ATGAGTTCTCAAACACTTTCGCAGGCTGCTGCAGACATTGAATCCACTGATGATGCAGGCAACGCCCTTCCCCATGCGCAGACCGCCGGCAGGCAGGCCCGCCCCCTCCGCTTCATCACCTGCGGCTCGGTGGATGACGGCAAGTCGACCCTGATCGGGCGCTTGCTGTGGGACACCAAGGCGGTCAAGGAAGATCAGGCGGCGACGCTTGAGCGCGACTCCACCGGCAAGCAGAACGAGCTCGGCCTGCCTGATTTCGCGTTGCTTCTGGACGGGCTGCAGGCCGAACGCGAACAGGGCATCACCATCGATGTGGCGTACCGCTATTTCGCCACCGACCGCCGCTCCTTCATCGTCGCCGACACGCCGGGGCATGTGCAATACACCCGCAACATGGCGACCGGCGCTTCGACCGCCGATCTTGCCGTGCTCTTGGTGGATGCGCGCGCCGGCCTGCTCGAACAAACCCGCAGGCATGCCACCATTGCCGCGCTGATGGGAATCCGGCAGTTCGTGCTGGCGGTCAACAAGATCGATTTGAGCGGCTATGACGAGGCAGGCTTCAATGCCATCGCACGTGATTTCCGCGAAGTCGCCTTGTCGCTTGGCGTGCGCCAGGTGACCGCGATCCCGGTCTCGGCACTCAGGGGCGAGAACATCGTGCTGCGTGGCGACGAGATGATGCCCTGGTATGACGGACCGACGCTGGTGGAGGTGCTCGAGAAGGCAACCCAGCGGACCGGCCAGACCACCGGATTCCGGTTGCCGGTCCAGCGCGTCTCGCGCCCGGGCGAAGGGTTTCGCGGCTATCAGGGAAATGTGGCCGGCGGCTCGATCAAACCGGGTGACAGTGTCGTGGTGCTGCCCTCCGGCGTCGAGGCCAATGTGAAAGCGATCGTCACTTATGATCTGGTGCGCAACGCTGCGGTCAGCGGCGACGCCATCACGCTGGTGCTCGACCGCCCGGTGGATGTGGCGCGCGGCGACATGATCGCGGCCATCGACCAGCGTCCGCAGGTGGGCCGGGCGTTTTCGGCAAGGCTGGTGGCGCTGTCACCCGATGGCATCGTGCCGGGCAAGCGCTACTGGCTGAAAGCCGGTGCGCGGCGTCAGCGGGTGAGCGTGCGGCCGACCTCGGCGCTGGATCTTCAGAGCGGCAAGTGGGTCGACGCGGTGACCCTGCCGGTCAATGGCATTGGCCAGGCGGAGTTGGACTTCGACGATGATGCCATTTTCGATGCCTATGAGACGAACCGCGAAACCGGCGCCTTCATCCTGATTGACCCCGACAGCCTCAACACGGTTGCCGGCGGCATGATCGACAAGAAGCGCTCACCGGGCGAACGGCTTGGGTCGCTGCCCGATGCGGACCGCGCCACCATCACCCTGCCCGCGCGACTCATCGAGGCGTTCCTGAAGACTGATTTCGCCAAAGCGCATGCCGGTGAGATCCGGGTGTCCGGGCCCGAGGAGGCCTAA
- a CDS encoding efflux RND transporter periplasmic adaptor subunit, translating into MKLWKQLAFSVLLLAVAFVGWSWLYPGAHEVLTRNGFERISLFAPQPSAGQGGAQSAGNAGGGRPRGPQGALVVVAIADEGVVNDRLMAIGSGQAVRSVTVRTLVSGQIDEIPVQPGGRVERGDVLIHLDSAEEELAVERARLTVEDAEARVVRLESLVASRAASSVEADQARNTLDAARVALRQAELELTRRTVTAPISGSLGILAVNAGDYVTSQTEIASIDDRSEILIEFFVPERFASGMAVGKQVTANAISQPGETFAGEISAVDNRVDEASRTLRVRARIPNPEDILRAGMSFEVSLSFDGERWPSVDPLAVQWDSAGSYVWRVSEGKAERVDVAIIQRNADSVLVKAVLAPGDAIVVEGVQSVRAGGAIRVRGAETSVQGGGEPLARGDQATKPKAGSGA; encoded by the coding sequence TTGAAGCTTTGGAAACAACTTGCCTTTTCTGTGCTCCTGCTCGCGGTCGCATTTGTGGGCTGGTCGTGGCTCTATCCGGGAGCCCATGAGGTGCTGACCCGCAACGGGTTTGAGCGCATATCGCTGTTTGCGCCTCAGCCGAGCGCCGGGCAGGGGGGCGCCCAATCCGCGGGCAATGCGGGAGGCGGCAGGCCTCGTGGCCCGCAAGGGGCCCTGGTTGTCGTGGCCATCGCCGATGAGGGTGTGGTCAATGACCGGCTCATGGCCATCGGTTCCGGGCAGGCGGTGCGTTCGGTCACGGTGCGCACGCTGGTGTCCGGCCAGATTGACGAAATACCCGTGCAGCCGGGCGGCCGGGTGGAACGCGGCGATGTGTTGATCCATCTGGATTCGGCCGAAGAGGAACTGGCTGTCGAGCGCGCCCGGCTGACTGTCGAGGACGCCGAAGCCCGGGTGGTCAGGCTCGAAAGCCTTGTGGCAAGCCGCGCAGCCTCCAGTGTGGAAGCCGATCAGGCCCGCAACACGCTCGATGCCGCCCGTGTGGCCTTGCGGCAGGCTGAACTCGAACTGACGCGGCGCACGGTCACCGCGCCGATCAGCGGCTCGCTTGGTATTCTGGCGGTCAATGCCGGTGATTATGTCACCAGCCAGACCGAGATTGCGTCGATCGATGACCGCAGCGAGATCCTGATCGAATTCTTTGTGCCCGAACGCTTCGCGTCCGGCATGGCCGTGGGCAAGCAGGTCACGGCGAACGCCATTTCCCAGCCCGGCGAAACCTTCGCTGGAGAAATCTCCGCCGTCGACAACCGCGTGGATGAGGCCAGTCGTACGCTTCGGGTACGGGCGCGCATTCCCAACCCCGAAGACATCCTGCGCGCCGGCATGTCGTTTGAGGTGAGTCTGAGCTTTGATGGCGAGCGCTGGCCCTCGGTTGACCCGCTTGCGGTCCAGTGGGACTCGGCAGGCTCCTATGTCTGGCGCGTGAGCGAAGGCAAGGCCGAACGTGTCGATGTGGCCATCATCCAACGCAACGCCGACAGTGTTCTGGTCAAGGCCGTTCTCGCCCCCGGCGATGCGATTGTTGTTGAAGGCGTCCAGAGTGTCCGTGCTGGCGGTGCAATCCGGGTCCGGGGCGCGGAAACCTCTGTACAGGGCGGCGGCGAACCGCTCGCCCGCGGTGACCAGGCCACCAAACCCAAGGCAGGGAGCGGCGCATGA
- a CDS encoding ferric reductase-like transmembrane domain-containing protein — protein sequence MAVPIAAAAASPLLAWRDPVYIAAGFAGVVAMALLLVQPLLAGGLLPGLGAQRGRRIHGWIGGLLVVAVIVHVAGLWITSPPDVIDALLFASPTPFSAWGVIAMWAIFAAALLATQRRRLRLNPLVWRRAHTALAAVIVAGTVAHALLIEGTMETMSKIALSVLVIAATVKVIVDLRIWTRRSRSRSRQQASSR from the coding sequence ATGGCCGTGCCAATCGCAGCGGCGGCCGCAAGCCCGCTGCTCGCATGGCGCGATCCGGTCTACATTGCGGCTGGCTTTGCAGGCGTGGTCGCAATGGCATTGCTTCTTGTCCAGCCGTTGCTCGCCGGCGGGCTTTTGCCGGGCCTAGGGGCACAGCGCGGGCGGCGCATACATGGCTGGATTGGCGGGCTTCTTGTGGTGGCAGTGATTGTCCATGTCGCAGGCCTTTGGATCACCAGCCCGCCGGACGTCATCGATGCGCTTCTTTTTGCTTCGCCGACACCGTTTTCTGCCTGGGGCGTCATTGCCATGTGGGCCATCTTCGCAGCCGCACTTCTGGCAACGCAGCGCCGCCGTTTGCGTCTGAACCCGCTTGTCTGGCGTCGCGCCCACACGGCTCTCGCGGCGGTCATCGTCGCAGGAACGGTTGCCCATGCCCTGCTGATTGAGGGAACGATGGAAACAATGTCCAAGATCGCATTGTCAGTGCTGGTGATCGCCGCGACCGTGAAGGTCATCGTCGATCTGAGGATCTGGACAAGGCGGTCTCGATCACGATCAAGGCAACAGGCATCATCACGCTGA
- a CDS encoding efflux RND transporter permease subunit, which produces MSKDNHPETGGMTALMVRRPVLAMVISLLIVVAGLAGLYGAEIRELPDVDRPVITVTTDFSGAAPETVDRELTAIIEGAVARVADVASISSTSTLGRSRVTIEFNDSSDLNVAASDVRDSLGRVTNSLPDGADEPRIVKADANSDPVMRLAVTSDRLDVQDMTILVEDLVVDRLAAVPGVADVAVYGDREKIFRVDIDQSRLAAFGLTLADLRNALRNVALDVPAGSLTARSSDIVVRATADITTPEGFENLYINDRVRFRDVASVTLGADPGDTVLRANGRTGIGMGIIRQSASNTLEISQGVRAATLTIAEILPEGVDIRVTSDDARFIRGAIDEVRSTLILAVLIVIAIIFLFLRDWRATIIPAVTLPVALIGAFAAIWLAGFSVNILTLLALVLATGMVVDDAIVVLENIVRKRNEGMGVRAAAVIGTKEVFFAVVTTTATLAAVFIPISFLPGQAGGLFTEFGFVLAFTVLISSVVALTLCPMLASRMIKEKSAQQTDAKPGGFVRLGGFFSRLYAGILRKALDAPLVVIVVALLVAGAALALARTIPQELTPPEDRAVALMRISAPQGVSLDYTRAKMTEIERLVAPLQESGEVINVFSIAGRGGSANSGFMVLTLAPWAERTRSQGEIVGQVNGMLRTVPGLRAFAIQPNSLGIRGAGNGLQFAFVGNSYDELADVAQQMVTKLEEDPRFRQIRLSYETTQPQISVRIDRERASDLGVNIDGLAEALQALLDGREVAEVFIEDRAYPVKLMSTTNPINDPTDLESIFLKAGDGRIVPMSTIATLTEKAVAPDLRRESQMRSVSITAGLTPGFALGDAWSAAVDLSEPIVTEGVRIIPLAEAATLDQSSRDLLITFGIAIIVVLLVLAAQFESFVSALIIISTVPLGLACAIFAIAMTGGSLNVYSQIGLVLLVGVMAKNGILIVEFANQLRNRGMDVRSAIEEASNIRLRPVMMTMISTVLGSVPLLLAFGAGAEARVALGWVIVGGLGLAMVATLLLTPVAYLLLARFATPSAEEERRLDAELRAASGHGGTAAPKGDMVPGE; this is translated from the coding sequence ATGTCGAAGGACAATCATCCCGAAACCGGGGGAATGACAGCGCTGATGGTGCGCCGTCCGGTTCTTGCCATGGTGATCAGCCTGCTGATCGTGGTGGCGGGACTTGCCGGGCTTTATGGTGCGGAAATCCGCGAATTGCCTGATGTTGACCGGCCGGTTATCACCGTGACGACCGACTTCAGCGGAGCAGCCCCCGAGACCGTTGACCGTGAGCTCACCGCAATCATCGAGGGTGCGGTGGCGCGTGTCGCCGATGTCGCCTCCATTTCCTCGACTTCGACGCTCGGGCGCAGCCGCGTCACCATCGAATTCAACGACAGTTCCGATCTCAATGTCGCTGCCTCCGATGTCCGCGATTCATTGGGCCGTGTCACCAACAGCCTGCCTGATGGGGCCGATGAACCGCGCATCGTCAAGGCGGATGCCAATTCCGATCCGGTGATGCGGCTTGCGGTGACCTCCGACAGGCTTGATGTCCAGGACATGACGATCCTGGTCGAGGATCTTGTGGTTGACCGTCTGGCCGCGGTTCCCGGTGTTGCCGATGTCGCCGTGTATGGCGACCGCGAGAAGATCTTCCGCGTTGACATCGACCAGTCGCGGCTTGCCGCCTTCGGTTTGACCCTTGCCGATCTGCGCAATGCCTTGCGCAACGTTGCGCTTGATGTGCCTGCCGGCTCACTGACCGCCCGCTCGTCGGACATCGTGGTTCGTGCCACCGCCGACATCACCACGCCCGAAGGCTTCGAGAATCTCTACATCAACGACCGGGTGCGCTTCCGCGATGTCGCCAGCGTGACGCTGGGGGCAGATCCGGGCGACACCGTGCTGCGCGCCAATGGCCGCACGGGTATCGGCATGGGCATCATCCGCCAGTCGGCCTCCAACACGCTTGAGATTTCACAAGGCGTGCGCGCGGCAACCCTGACGATCGCCGAAATCCTGCCCGAGGGTGTCGACATTCGTGTGACCAGCGATGACGCCCGCTTCATTCGTGGCGCCATCGACGAGGTGCGCTCCACACTGATCCTCGCGGTGTTGATCGTCATCGCCATCATCTTTCTGTTTCTGCGCGACTGGCGCGCCACCATCATTCCGGCCGTGACTCTCCCGGTGGCGCTGATCGGCGCTTTTGCGGCGATCTGGCTGGCCGGTTTTTCCGTCAACATCCTGACCCTGCTGGCGCTGGTGCTTGCCACCGGGATGGTGGTCGACGACGCCATCGTGGTGCTCGAAAACATCGTGCGCAAGCGCAATGAGGGCATGGGCGTGCGTGCCGCCGCCGTGATCGGCACCAAGGAGGTGTTCTTCGCCGTCGTCACCACCACAGCGACACTTGCCGCGGTCTTCATCCCGATCTCCTTCCTGCCCGGGCAGGCGGGCGGGCTGTTTACAGAATTCGGCTTCGTGCTTGCCTTCACGGTGCTGATCTCGAGCGTTGTGGCTTTGACCCTTTGCCCGATGCTGGCCTCGCGGATGATCAAGGAAAAGTCCGCGCAACAGACGGATGCAAAGCCGGGTGGCTTTGTCCGGCTGGGTGGGTTTTTCTCGCGGCTTTATGCTGGGATTTTGCGAAAGGCGCTGGATGCGCCGCTGGTGGTCATTGTCGTGGCGCTTCTGGTGGCCGGTGCCGCCCTGGCGTTGGCCCGCACCATCCCGCAGGAGCTGACCCCGCCCGAAGACCGTGCCGTGGCGTTGATGAGGATTTCCGCGCCGCAGGGGGTGAGCCTCGATTACACCCGCGCCAAGATGACCGAGATTGAGCGGCTGGTCGCCCCCCTGCAGGAAAGCGGCGAGGTCATCAACGTGTTCAGCATCGCTGGACGCGGCGGCTCGGCCAACAGCGGTTTCATGGTGCTCACGCTCGCACCCTGGGCTGAACGCACCCGGTCCCAGGGAGAGATCGTTGGCCAGGTCAACGGCATGCTCAGAACTGTTCCGGGCCTGCGCGCCTTTGCCATCCAGCCCAACAGCCTGGGCATCCGCGGCGCGGGCAACGGGCTGCAGTTCGCATTCGTCGGCAACAGCTACGATGAACTGGCCGATGTCGCGCAGCAAATGGTCACAAAGCTCGAGGAGGATCCTCGGTTCCGCCAGATCCGGCTCTCCTACGAGACCACCCAGCCGCAGATTTCGGTGCGTATCGACCGTGAACGCGCCTCTGATCTCGGCGTCAACATCGATGGACTGGCGGAAGCCCTGCAGGCGCTGCTCGATGGCCGCGAGGTTGCCGAAGTGTTCATCGAGGACCGGGCCTATCCGGTCAAGCTGATGTCGACCACCAATCCGATCAATGACCCAACCGATCTGGAATCGATCTTCCTGAAGGCCGGCGACGGACGCATCGTGCCGATGTCGACCATTGCCACGCTGACGGAAAAGGCCGTGGCCCCGGATCTCCGGCGCGAAAGCCAGATGCGTTCGGTCTCGATCACCGCCGGCCTGACCCCTGGCTTTGCCTTGGGCGACGCCTGGAGCGCGGCGGTGGATCTGTCCGAACCCATTGTCACGGAAGGGGTGCGGATCATTCCGCTGGCGGAAGCCGCGACGCTCGATCAATCCTCGCGTGATCTGCTGATCACCTTCGGCATCGCCATCATCGTGGTGCTCCTGGTGCTGGCGGCGCAGTTTGAAAGCTTTGTGAGCGCGCTCATCATCATCTCCACCGTGCCGCTCGGACTGGCCTGTGCCATCTTCGCCATCGCCATGACCGGCGGCTCGCTCAATGTCTACAGCCAGATCGGGCTGGTGCTCTTGGTGGGGGTGATGGCCAAGAACGGCATTCTGATCGTCGAGTTCGCCAATCAGCTGCGCAACCGCGGCATGGATGTGCGAAGCGCCATTGAGGAGGCGTCCAACATCCGGCTTCGGCCGGTGATGATGACCATGATTTCCACCGTGCTTGGCTCGGTTCCTCTGCTGCTGGCTTTTGGCGCAGGGGCGGAGGCGCGGGTCGCGCTCGGTTGGGTGATCGTTGGCGGGTTGGGCCTGGCGATGGTTGCCACGCTGCTGCTCACCCCGGTCGCCTATCTGCTGCTCGCCCGCTTCGCCACGCCCTCGGCCGAGGAAGAGCGCCGGCTTGATGCGGAATTGCGTGCAGCCTCGGGCCACGGTGGAACAGCTGCGCCGAAAGGTGACATGGTGCCCGGCGAGTAG
- a CDS encoding geranylgeranyl diphosphate reductase, which translates to MQSNTHDVPRDHCAQSHYDVIVIGGGPAGARAAERLAASGRSTLLVDKEGRTKPCGGAIPSNAMAQYAIAPEQIKARVRGARMTGPSGIQVGMEIGEVGHVGMVDRDQFDPYLRERARLAGADYRAASFSSLEQRADGMVDVTLGKSKDRDAETISASVVIGADGANSAVRRAIFGPKVRPPYVFAYHEIVRSPAPGTNKDFDPTQCEVIYDGEISPDFYGWVFPHGPYTSVGCGSAVKGFDLKAATHELRERFGLADAETVREEGAPLPLKPMKRWDDGRNVLLIGDAAGVVAPSSGEGIWYAMHTGDLGAEAAIKVLETGNAKHLASARKRFQKAHGKVFLVLGFMQWFWYSSDKRREKFVKMCADKDVQRLTWESYLNKKLVRKDPMAHVRVFLKDMRQLLRPAAN; encoded by the coding sequence ATGCAGTCAAACACCCATGATGTCCCACGCGATCATTGCGCCCAAAGCCATTATGACGTGATCGTCATCGGCGGTGGGCCGGCTGGCGCACGCGCGGCCGAACGTCTGGCCGCCAGCGGACGCAGCACTTTGCTGGTCGACAAGGAGGGCCGCACCAAGCCCTGCGGCGGCGCCATTCCGTCCAACGCCATGGCGCAATATGCAATCGCGCCCGAGCAGATCAAGGCGCGGGTTCGCGGCGCGCGGATGACCGGGCCGAGCGGAATTCAGGTGGGCATGGAGATCGGCGAGGTCGGCCATGTCGGCATGGTCGACCGCGACCAGTTCGATCCCTATCTCCGCGAGCGTGCCAGGCTTGCTGGCGCAGACTATCGCGCCGCCAGCTTTTCCTCGCTCGAGCAGCGGGCCGATGGAATGGTCGACGTCACACTCGGCAAGAGCAAGGACCGCGATGCCGAGACAATTTCCGCATCGGTCGTGATCGGTGCCGACGGGGCCAATTCGGCCGTACGCCGAGCGATCTTCGGGCCGAAGGTGCGCCCGCCCTATGTGTTCGCTTATCACGAAATCGTCCGCTCCCCGGCGCCCGGCACCAACAAGGATTTCGATCCCACCCAATGCGAGGTGATTTATGACGGCGAGATCTCGCCCGATTTCTACGGCTGGGTGTTCCCGCACGGGCCCTACACCAGCGTTGGCTGCGGTTCCGCCGTCAAGGGCTTCGACCTCAAGGCCGCCACCCATGAACTGCGCGAACGCTTTGGCCTTGCCGACGCCGAAACCGTCCGCGAGGAGGGCGCGCCGCTGCCGCTAAAGCCTATGAAGCGCTGGGACGACGGCAGGAATGTGCTGTTGATCGGGGACGCGGCAGGCGTGGTCGCACCGTCGTCAGGTGAGGGGATCTGGTATGCCATGCACACCGGCGATCTTGGCGCCGAAGCCGCGATAAAGGTGCTTGAGACCGGCAATGCAAAACATCTCGCCAGCGCCCGCAAGCGCTTCCAGAAGGCCCATGGCAAGGTCTTCCTGGTGCTCGGCTTCATGCAGTGGTTCTGGTATTCGAGCGACAAGCGCCGTGAGAAATTCGTCAAGATGTGCGCCGACAAGGATGTCCAGCGGCTGACCTGGGAAAGCTATCTCAACAAGAAGCTGGTCCGAAAGGATCCCATGGCCCATGTCCGCGTGTTCCTAAAGGACATGCGCCAACTGCTCAGGCCGGCAGCGAACTGA